From a region of the Balaenoptera musculus isolate JJ_BM4_2016_0621 chromosome 15, mBalMus1.pri.v3, whole genome shotgun sequence genome:
- the DUSP15 gene encoding dual specificity protein phosphatase 15 — MGNGMTKVLPGLYLGNFIDAKDTDQLGRNKITHIISIHESPQPLLQDITYLRISVADAPEVPIKKHFKECINFIHSCRLNGGNCLVHCFAGISRSTTIVTAYVMTVTGLSWRDVLEAIKATRPIANPNPGFRQQLEEFGWGSSRKLRRQLEERFGESPFRDEEEVRALLPLCKRCRQGSASAASSPAPNSSASEGTLQRLVPRSPREAHRPLPLLARVKQTFSCLPRCLSRKGK; from the exons GTGCTTCCTGGACTCTACCTCGGAAACTTCATTG ATGCCAAAGACACGGATCAGCTAGGCCGGAATAAGATCACACACATCATCTCCATCCACGAGTCACCCCAGCCTCTGCTGCAG GACATAACCTACCTTCGCATCTCAGTGGCCGACGCCCCTGAGGTACCCAT CAAAAAGCACTTCAAAGAATGTATCAACTTCATCCACAGTTGCCGCCTCAATGGGGGAAACTGCCTTGTGCACTG CTTTGCAGGCATCTCCCGAAGCACCACCATCGTGACGGCATATGTGATGACTGTGACAGGACTGAGCTGGCGGGACGTGCTTGAAGCCATCAAGGCCACGCGGCCCATCGCCAACCCCAACCCAGGCTTTAGGCAGCAGCTTGAAGAGTTTGGCTGGGGCAGTTCCCGGAAG CTTCGCCGGCAGCTGGAGGAGCGCTTCGGGGAGAGCCCTTTCCGCGACGAGGAGGAGGTGCGCGCGCTGCTGCCGCTGTGCAAGCGCTGCCGGCAGGGTTCTGCGAGCGCGGCCTCTTCCCCCGCGCCCAACTCCTCGGCCTCCGAGGGGACCTTGCAGCGCCTGGTGCCGCGGTCGCCCCGGGAAGCCCACCGGCCGTTGCCGCTGCTGGCGCGCGTCAAGCAGACTTTCTCTTGCCTCCCGCGGTGTCTGTCCCGCAAAGGCAAGTGA